Sequence from the Chelonoidis abingdonii isolate Lonesome George chromosome 1, CheloAbing_2.0, whole genome shotgun sequence genome:
ATGTCTACTTATACCCATTGACGGGGTTACTCCCTTTGAGATGGCAGTCAAGAAGCTAGAGGTCCACTCAGATAGCATTAGTAATGATTTCCCTCCAGGTAGTTTCATCCATTCTGATATACTGGTAGGCTATAGCAGTTTATTAGAatgggttctcaacctggggagGTTGGGAGGTTATTACAAGGGGGGCCGTgcgctgtcagcctccaccccaaaccctgctttgcctccagcatttataatggtgttaaatatataaaagtgtttttaatttataaggggggaggggtcacactcagaggctggctatgtgaaaagggtcacaagtataaaagtttgagaaccactggaatagAAGAAATGGTGACCTCCAAAATTACTTattttcacaaacagaaaaattcaACAAGTTGTGGGACTCACTGCATCTTTTAAGGTACCTTTACCAGCAGTACATTAAAATTCCTTGGGTTATAACCAGAAATATAACAACTTGTGGCTTCACCCATAGGGTAGctcttttaacaaatattttcttgCTTTTAATGGAGTCATTGCCTCAGTAATGCTGTGGATAAGGCACTTGATGACATAGTTACAGAGAGAATATCTCACTACCAAGAATTTTGTCAGGGCCAGTCTCCATCTACTTCTAAAGGTTTTTCTACCTATTACTGTTCCTACTATGCTTCAAGATTGGCTATTCCAAACCTTGACCAGTTATTCATTTTGGAACTATTCCCTACAAAATCTTCCTCAGCTGAGAAAGACCACAAGCTCTGACTGGGGCTCTGACTGTCCCAGAGAACATTCTTTCAGTAGGAAGATTATCCTTTTTACAGGAAGTCTAGAATACGATCATCTCAGATTGGATGGTCTCTAGAATGTGCAAGAAGGTCCACAAgagtttttcctttctcttccccttcaaGCCAATCCTCCTGACCCCCAGTCCTCTAGAAAAAATAAGGGTATATATAGAGCCACCACCGAGGATCTGTAGCTAAAAGCCAGATATATATGCCATTTACTGTCTAGAACTCCAAAGTTGACACAGATATTTTTAGAGTGTCTATATGGGTGAGgtgcaatatcttttactggaccatctattggtgagagagagatgttttCGAGCTTAGAAAGTGCTCTTCTTTGGGTCATATTTCGCGGTATATCTTAGGTCAAAAATCAGTGAACCAATCTATGTCCAAAGATTCTAAATCAAAGCCATCTATCAGTATAGACATTAGTAAAGGTAGAAATGGAGGATGCCTACTTGCACATCATAACAGCAGATGGTGGTGCACAGTAACAAATTCTCACAGAGAAGGGCATATTAGCTCAtgaagtttttttatttaaacacagtAGGAAGACTTTCTAGTCATTCAgagatttacaaaataatttttctcttgCTATAATCCTCTCTGCTCTTCAATCCAACAAAAAGTATTGAGACACATCTTGGAGATAAAGGCCATCTCCCCAGGATCTCCATAAGGAGATGGTGAAAACTCTGTGTGTTCTTTTTAGCAGAAGATCTCCCTCTCCATCCACCCTTGGTTGCCTCTCCAAAGCTTCTTTCCTGCACCTTGCAAAAGCCTTCAGGTACTATGTGTCACTCGGGGGACACTTCTTCATTAAGATCTAGAACATATCCCACCTACTTTCCTAGGAGTGAAAACCTCCTTCAAGTGATAGAAGCAGTTCTTTTCAGGGACATGAATCTGAGAACCAAAATGGTAACTGGCATTCTGAATGCCAGTCTCATCAACTAGAGAGCTCCCATGAGTGTACAAAGGAAAATTATTTAGCAAAAATTCTCCCTATATATCACTTATCTAAGAAGTGAGAGAGTTATGTAAAAACTAGAGCAGAGTTGGGAGATCTTCCGTCATACATAAGTTTTAGTTTGTAGAGATACCTAAATACTATTCAATGAATCAGgaacactgggggcagggggaagagggtgtgtgtgtgtgtgcgtgtcaaATTGACCACTACCATAATCAAgtataatttattatttcaaaCAAAATTGCACCCACTTAGGCTAGCAATGAAATTGACCCTGGAGTTCAAACAGATGTTAGAGCAGAGCCTATTTCCTTTACAAGTGGAGCTATGATACCTAACCAATATTAAATTTAGTTTAAAAGTGTCAAAGAGAACCTCTCATAGTTGTTGGCTGTTATGTTAGAGAAGACCAACCTGATGGTAGATTCTCTTGTCTAGAGAACTGTACACTCCGTAGACCTTGGCTTTGATTTATTCTCTGCAAAGAAAGATCAGTCTGAGATAGATATTCTCTTTTTCAGGGAAACCAGTAATATATCCTCTAAAAAAGGTCCTCAGTAGTCAGAACTTTGGCCATAGCCACTGTTGTGacaattgggcctacaaattttcaagaattgtgagctcaactaaAAAGTATGTAAAAGTTCATATGGTGTTAAAATAAActataacaaatgttgatgggaaaaggtacaaaagggagacagaataaCTAAATTAGGCTAAAGAAGGTAAAGCTGAGATGATTCAAGGACTGTACTGAAATTATGCATTAAAAAACAGATGTGGAGCCAGAAGTTAATGAGCCAAAATTGGTACATTGGATAccaggcctaattggtggacaaaataataagAGGAGGGGCTATTCTACTCATCAATGCCTTTCTGGgtccttaaaagaaagcttttgtggggaaaatatgaaaacaaaaatacataacACACTTAAAATAACAGACGGAGACTACTGAACCAAACTTTATCATCACGGCTGCCACTACCGTCTCCTGGGACTTCATCATCCTCATCTGGAACGATGACCAcaccaggccagagagaaggaaccAGAGGACATCACAAGCCTATCAGCtgcagctgaatcccaaacaacTACGTGGGATGAAAGGATTTTAACAGCAGCAACAGATCCAGCTCTTGCTCATCTAACCAAACTTTTTTCTAAGAAGGATAGTTACTGCCATCATTAATACCATCAAACAAgagttttttccttctaaaactctctccatcctgaagggaaagggaacaagaaattttaaaatgaaagtcttattTAATACTTCATATTGTAaatgctttaattgtttttccttctcttctctatCTTTAATATAAGGTTAAAGGGCGATTTAATGATGTTtgtgccatggtactaagcaggctgacaTCTCTGTACACCAAATCCCTGGACCTTGTTCAAATTGTTTAATGTTTGACAGTGACTGGGTTAcattaacacctttggcccatttATTCTAACATTACCTTTTCTGCTTATGTAGCCCAGGCTAACACCAAATGGCTCTTTGTCTTTCTTTAGTGGCTAAACTAGCTACTTTCTTTCTAGTACCTTGAACTAATGGAATTGGTAATTTATATCTCCAGGTGGGTTTTCTGCCAGGTTTGAACATAGAATCTCTGAGTTTAAAAGCAGGAGCCTCTACCTCTAGAACCAAAAGACCAGGCTGATTAGTTCAATGAAGCAGTATATTCATAGATTATTATTTGTTAACTCTACCCCAATTTTCCATGTGTGAcatgttgggcaagtcatttaagttgtaaatcttatttccttacctacaaaatgggaataatatttacCTAATGCATACAGATGGATATAAGaagttaaaatgtttgtaaagtacttgttTGTAACAGACTTGCCTGTTATTAAGTATTATTCCTTATTTTAACTAAATCCTAGATTGATTGTATTGCTTTTCATTAAAATGGTGTTAGGAGAGGGTTGTTGATTTTGTTTTAGTGTTCAATTAGGCTCAAATTTGTGGCTTTTGTTTACactacttttctttttcctccttctgcTACAGAAATATTGCCTGAAATACTTGtgaagcaggaaggaaaaaaaaaagttaagttgtCCTACTTACTAGTAGGTGCAATATATACCTTCAAACAAGACTCATGCTTCTGAAGTCAGGTAAGAAACGATATCCAACCTTTTATAGCTCTACTCTTCCAGTGACATTTCCAACAACCTCAAATCTTACCAATTTGCTAAGAGAATGTGTTGCTAGCTAAACATGCCTAGCATTGGACTAGTCCATTATCCAAGAACTGCATTAACATTTGGAACTTATCTCCAGAACTAGCTTTTTCTAGTGATCAAACCCACTACGAATGTGGTAACATGCAAATGTCAGGGGAAAAAACTGATTTCATCCATCTCTGCTATGACTTCTGCTACCCCAAAGGAAATTGGGTTCAGCCCTTCTCTAGTAGACAGTAGTAGCAATAGTATCAGAAGGCAtataaaggagagagaaatagatTAGATACAGAGAGAGCGGAAAAAAGTGGATTTTAATGAAGGCGCACACTTGACAGGTCTATCACTAGCTCCCTCCTATACTTCATAAGCACAGCTAGCTGCATGATCTGGGAAGTCTTCCCGCttttgggaagaggagagaaagaacTAAAAATACAAAGGCCATGTCACTGGGTGGGCTCCTTCACCCTGGACTTCCCTTTGCAAGCAGTCCTCACACATTCTTATGTAAAttcactacagtgctctttattttcaatgttttatGCAGCTTCATGTCCCTTCACCATAAGGCTTTCCCCAAGTTTCAGCAGACCCCTTAGgcatggaggggagggaagggaaggggaagaggtcTCACCTCTGTGAGGTCCTGAGTGTCTTTGCCCTTCTTTCcagcctctctttccccctctgcttCCTGTCTCCAGTTTAACAGTCCCCAGCTGACAAGTTAATCCTCACGTTAACTGTTTAATCATCCAGACCTAATCAATTGCCTCCCTATTTGTGCACTTTGTAAGCGTCCTCACATGTGCGAGAGTGGTGAGGCAATCTTAGGCTACTTCTGCCACAGGACACAACTACACCACTGTGTGGAGCTTGGAAGACATGTCCTGGGGCTATAGAGGGGTATGGGGGGGGAAGCATGAGCTACCCATCCATTCTATTTTAGATGGCTAGATAAAATGCACTGCCTCtgaccacaaattaaaaaaaaacacacatctaaAGTGCAGAATACTGCATAATCTTAAATTGCTCGAACTATATCATCTATGCCATACAACATCAAATAGCTAGAGAAAACACATACAGTAGGGTAACATTTTAGATCATAATCTTGATTGTTTCAAGACTAGTCACTGCATCAAAACTTAAATTAAGCCTTTGAAGATAACCTTTTTCCTATCACTAATCTTAAGAGTCAATATTTTACACTGCAGATTTTGACATGGTATTACTTGGTACAGATTGATTGCTTCTATTATGCAGACTTTGAAATTcagaagtaaaaaaataaatcacacctTACTATTGTATATTTCAGTACTTCCTTATGCCAGCTATAATTAGTGGCAGAAAACAGGATGACAAAACATTGAATTATTTTACACCTTTACAGTGAATTAACTGCAtctcattctttttgtttttgaaacagTGGACAATCAATGCATAAAGGAACTTATTTACATGGAGCATCATCACATTCATCTTTGTTGGATCATCTCATGTAACCATGCAAAATGCTTTGCTGATGAAGGTTGGTGCAGACTTAGAATGTAACAGATGATGATCAGTTATTATGCAGagaacagtaaaagaaaaatagctAACAATGAGTTACAATGTTAGGTTTTTACATTCTACAAACTGAGTAAAGATGAAGTAGACCTTCCTTATGAATTTACAGAGTTGAAGAAAGGACTTGGTTTAAACCAACTGAAAACTTCTTCAGAGATTATGGAAGTGAGGCAGGTTTAAAGTACAGTTATAATGTTATGAGTAGAGAGAGTCAGAGTTCCTTACtttgctgattattttttttaactctgccaTCAGCACTGTCAACACCACTTTTGCTATAGAAGAGCAAACATTCTGATGTGTTTCATGCATCCACAGGAATGGCAAGCTAACTTTTGGTTACATAATCGTTGTTCTTTACACCTCTTACATCACCCCAATACTACAATTTAATTACAAACTCTAGGTGGAGTATGCAGTGCTGGCAATTTTACATAAATGGAGTATATTTGATATAGTAATTTTTGAGTATCAATGAGCAATCCAGTGACATTCTTTTTACAATCACTTTTCTGATAATAACCACACTTTAAAACTGCTCCTGCAGATGCTAAGGATTGCTTTCATTTGATATTAGATTATACCTCTTAGTAGTTAATTCCATgcaaactaactaactaaataaatcaATTACTGCCTACTTCTCTAGACAGAAAAGACCACTTGTTGTGGGCGCTGAATAGCCAACTTATACTAAATTTAATAATAAGGTTCTGATTTAGTGAACTATAGGTATTAGATCACTATTTGATGTTTGCAAAGAGTACTGAAATACGttaatattcattttgttttaaaattgaaacatttcataaaGGATCTTGCATTGAGATTCACTATTGCTTACTTTAAACAGATTCAGCTCTCTTGTAATCCATTAACTCAGTATACTCTTTTCCATATAGCTCCACCTAACAAATTGTAAAAAGTAAAACTCAGAAGAATGCATGTTTCTTTGTAAGAATTAACATTCATTACTTGAACATCTAACCCCACCCCAGCCAAAAACATTTATGAAACTTCAAATGCGATGTTTTAAAAGGTATTAAAATATGATCAGAAAATTCGAATGAAGAAATGTCTGGTAAGGTAAagcataatacattttaaccagGTCAGTAGTTGTCCATTTGAAATAACCTATAATTAacattggatttttaaaagtttaacagtAACACCAAGGAATGAGGTATGTAAGTTTTTAGATATCACATCAGACTTTCATTTTATGCAACTAACTGTATTTCACAACTTGCATCTTACAAAATAGACAGTACCATTGTGCCTGTAGAAGTACtgtattaaaaaacagaaagatACATTACTACAAGAAACCACCAAACATCACAATTGTCAGGGTCtacaaaaatccattattttagcTGTTATCAGGATGCATCATATGAAGATATTTTAGGGCTGGATTCACTACCAAAAAAAGTCCATCCCACTTTCACATTGGCCCAAAAATACGTATTTTGAATGAAACACAATGAGAAGAGAGAACTACTGGGATGTGAATGGGCTTCCTTTGGACAGGAGCCAGATGCATTTTTGTATTGCATCTGACCCTATAATTTAAATCtatatatggattttttttgtgcattaaaaaaaccccaacacctACTTGTAAACAAAAATGCGAAATCtgtattcataaaaatattttattggttaTTTTACATAATACCGGGTGGGACTGTAAATATTTTTGCTCTGTATCAGTATATTGCTAAATGCATAAATTTTGACAGTTTATGCTAGAAAATAGGGTACTGCATTTTTTTCTTATGACTGATGCTACAGTATTTAATAAAGGGCCAATTCAAAATCAAAGAATCTGATCTAAGAACAAAATGTGATAGTATTCCTTATTTCCTTACTCCTGTGCAACATAGTATTTTTGTACTACACTGATATGCGACTATGACACTGGGCAAGTTTGGGGCAAGGAAATAATGCTAAGCAGAAATGAAAACTGTactaaaaagttatttttaaagcttttccagaatttcagattttaaaattttactttttgcCAAATGCTTAGTCATTTGAGATCGGTTATAGAACATAGACACTACCAGTGTCTAAGGACTATGCAGTACTGTATCTGAATTATAAAGCTAAATAACCAATGCTCATAGTATGTTCACTCTTTGTTCGTAAACATTACAATGTGTTTTAAGCGTGAAAAAATATTGGTAACACCAGCAACATAATTCAGTAACAGTAACTTAGTAAACGATGTCAAACATTGGCAAAAATTCATACAAGTGTtttatttaataacatttttcCTATTTAAGCACACCAAGTACCAGCAGGTGTTTTTGAGAAGATAATAATTATGAAAATTCTGTTGCAGCAATAGTTGATTAAGTTGATCTTTGATTTGCATACATATAACTGTTTCACAATTCTCAAATAATACATATTTAGGCAGTTTGAACTATGTTATAAAAATTTTAATTCAGTACATGCCAATAGTAGAGACTCCAAGAGTTGTGTTAGAATTCACTAAACTAAAAGTGAAAATGGACTTACCAATAACACTGCATAATGAACACTCAAACCACATTTTCATGGCACCTTTAAATGTGAAGATTAAAAAGTTAGTCTGAAAATGCTTCGTAGGCATTTGTAGATtgcatttaaattattatttctaCTGCTTCActtcacttttttaaaactgcataAATTATGTTCCAGTAAACATATCAATTGTGCATGGATAATCTGTCATGAAAATGTGGTAGCTGTTGGCAGAAGTTGTGTATTTGCATGTTTTGAAGAGAAGACTaaagaaactggagaaaataaACTTTAATGAGATTCTCCATTCAATGATGAGGCTTCTCCTCTGGGCGAAGATGACCTGGACATTCCCCTCTCTGTATTGTCAGAGCTAGAACCACTCTGACTGTGTTGATCTGCAGATGCAGTACTGGAAGCAGGTGGTGACTTAGTTTTCTCCTTAAAGTCTGTAATAATGACTGTCAGATCTCCAACGGTAACCTCCAAATGCTGGGCACTACTCCGATCTACATTTTTCAATCTTGGCCTAAATAAAACACAATCAAATTAAAAGCTAGAAGCTTCCGCATCCCATAATCCTCTTGCCACTCCAATTTTTAGTGATCTTTGTAGAAAATGTATAAAACTTAGTGAAATACTGCACATAGCAATATTATGAATACATAAAATGAGAATGTACCACATAGCTAGCAACTCTATACTGtaatatttaaatttttcttcacctctaagggatttgaacagggcccCCTGGATAATGTGATTAAGGGGGAGTCATAAAACTGTACtccacattttaacatttttgctgttaaaaaattaccgtatatactcgttcattagccgattcatttataagccgacccctcccaaaatggataggtaaaaatagcaaaaactgtacgaccctttcataagctgatgctatatttcaggggttggaaactttggctcccagcccattagggtaagccgctggtgggttgggaagttttgtttacctggagcgttcacaggcacggagcccctcagctcccagtggccgcagatTGCCATTCCCAGGcaacgggagctgtgggaaatggcgccatttcccgcagctcccattgaccaggaacagcaaaccgcggccactgggagccaaggggttctgtgcctgcagacgctccaagtaaacaacaGTAccatgtattagatattcaattcaatgattccacagagtttaaaataatcaaattttgaTGCAGACCCATTTATAAGTcgacccctgctctttgatgtgtcactttttcaccaaaaatattcggcttatgaacgagtatatacggtaaatCTCTAGCCTTCATGGCTGCAACAAATGTTCAAAATGTAACCACACAGTAATAACAGTGTCaccagacagcctgaaacaacagcccTGAGAAGCATGAACTtctccattcatctcagtggacGGTGACTTTCAGTTCTTAGTATGCAGAAACCAGCTCCCATGTCCTCTAACCAGTTGTTTCTAAACTTCTACTGtgcaggtacagtaactcctcacttaaagtcgtcctggttaatgttgtttcgttgttacgttgctgatcaattagggaacatgctcatttaaagttgacaatgctcccttctaatgtcatttggcagcggCCTGCTtcgtctactgcttgcaggaagagcagccccttgcagctagctgTGGGGgcctggaaccagggtggaccagcagccccctaaattccctgtgcaacagctgcctgcagttcagctgtgtccctccccacactgccatgtgctgctcctgccttctaccttggagctgctccctgagNNNNNNNNNNNNNNNNNNNNNNNNNNNNNNNNNNNNNNNNNNNNNNNNNNNNNNNNNNNNNNNNNNNNNNNNNNNNNNNNNNNNNNNNNNNNNNNNNNNNNNNNNNNNNNNNNNNNNNNNNNNNNNNNNNNNNNNNNNNNNNNNNNNNNNNNNNNNNNNNNNNNNNNNNNNNNNNNNNNNNNNNNNNNNNNNNNNNNNNNNNNNNNNNNNNNNNNNNNNNNNNNNNNNNNNNNNNNNNNNNNNNNNNNNNNNNNNNNNNNNNNNNNNNNNNNNNNNNNNNNNNNNNNNNNNNNNNNNNNNNNNNNNNNNNNNNNNNNNNNNNNNNNNNNNNNNNNNNNNNNNNNNNNNNNNNNNNNNNNNNNNNNNNNNNNNNNNNNNNNNNNNNNNNNNNNNNNNNNNNNNNNNNNNNNNNNNNNNNNNNNNNNNNNNNNNNNNNNNNNNNNNNNNNNNNNNNNNNNNNNNNNNNNNNNNNNNNNNNNNNNNNNNNNNNNNNNNNNNNNNNNNNNNNNNNNNNNNNNNNNNNNNNNNNNNNNNNNNNtttttttttttttttttaaaagaccacaACAGAACATTTAAACTATATTCCATCAACTTGGTCTTTACAGGTGCTAGTGCAATGGGTGATCTAGGCCTGCAAAACTTTAAGTTgctagttttgtgtgtgtgtgccaggtgACCAATCATGTCACCACAGCAGCTGAAAACACCTGCTGacaacagcagcacagcacacAGCCAGCCTTTTAAAACTGACCTACAGAACCTATGTTTGATTCCACAACTTTCTCCAGGCCAAGCTTGGAAGTAAAGAAATTAACATGAAACCAAGATTTGGCAGATGTGCTCCTAAAAGCAAATCTTAACCCTCACCTCGCCTACACAGGAACTTAGAGTCTTGCCTCAAGTAGAACTGATGCTGAGTCACCTCACCCCACCTTTTGCACTCCCATGCAGCCAAGAGTTGAGGCTGCATAAGAGTACACAGGGAGCCCAATGCAACTCTTGCCTCAAGGCTGAACTGGCATTAATAAAAAGCCTAACTGGTTGCTCGAAGATGTGGGAATGTAGAGGAAGGATTCACTTTTGCCAGCCTGAATGGGCTGCATGCCAGAGAGAAAATTTAGCGCTTACTGTATGCAGATTTTGTTATACATATTTCTGGAAACAACATTTAAAtgtgctcctttaaaaaaaaaatctcagtaagAGCTGTACAAAGAATTGCTTGAAAAATTAATAGTGAAGAGAATTCAACTTACTGGTTTCCATATTCAAAAACGCAACtattacatataaataaaaaaaagtatcatCTGATTTTGGCTCGACTGGGTTCTGATTAAGAATGCTCACCTTAGTTTctacatggattaaaaaaaaaaaaaaatgctcttttAAGTAAACAGTATTCCCAGCCAGAGGTGTGCACATGGGAGGGCAAGCAGTGGCACGGGCCCCCTTCAATAATTGGCAAGGTCACAGAGCTCCGCTCAGTCTCTCTACCACGGCCCTGGGGTGGGTAGAGCTCTGTGACTCCACCACAGCCAAGTCTTTGTGGATCTATGTATTCAAATAGCTCCACGGCACATGGATTTTCATCGAAGTGGTGAGTGTTTACTTCTATGTATGTGATGTACGTGTGTGTCCTGATATGGTTTAATGAGTGTGTTTAATGTGCCCTTCCAAAAgcagtcaaatttaaattcctgtgcacATTCCCGTTCCCAGCCCTTGCAATATCACCCTCTCTCACTTCTCATGTAATAAGACTATTTAACCTTCAGCATTCCCGCATAATTGTTACTATTCAAAACAATATCTCTGAAGAAACTAACTTACAAATGTTACACTCTAGCCAGCCAAAATGTATAATTAGAAATAAGACAAACATTACAAAAATCCTTTATCCCAGCTCTGTTCCATTTCCTTCCTGTTGAAAAAAATAGTCCCAACCTTTTCAATGTAAATTTGGGGAGTACTCTTTACTCTTTCTGGAGCCGTCCCTGAGTAACACTGAAGGTCCTGTTTCATCCAATGTATAGAAAATGTCTGCTACTTCTCTGCAGAAGTGATTCCACAGAATCTTCCTCGGCTGAACTCTGCCTCACAGACTGCAGCACTTCCAAAACACACAGTGACACTATTTCCCcacattttctcttcctcttttaaGCAGGTTACACCTCTTTCAGTATTCTCAGGTTTTTAGTTACATATTTGTGACTAAAGTAACTTTATACTTAATCTGGGGAAATCTAGACATAAGCAATATTGTCCCAGAGCTATGCAAACAATTGATATTTTGGTCTGCTCACAGTTCCGAAagataaattacaaaaaaatccatttggatCAACCCAGAAAGGAACTTTTTCTAGGGTTTCAGTGAATTGAAAAGTTAGAAAAATTAGTTTCAggttaaatgaaatgtttctttttacctgAACCAATGtatgttggggagggggggggggtatctgttgtttgttttttaatactgAGTGggtgtttttagtttttttaaatgacattgaaGGAAATACTGAAACAGtccatttgaataaaaaaatcaaacatttaat
This genomic interval carries:
- the YAF2 gene encoding YY1-associated factor 2, which produces MMCDVRKGTSTRKPRPVSQLVAQQVTQQFVPPTQSKKEKKDKVEKEKSEKETTSKKNSHKKTRPRLKNVDRSSAQHLEVTVGDLTVIITDFKEKTKSPPASSTASADQHSQSGSSSDNTERGMSRSSSPRGEASSLNGESH